One window of Candidatus Methanoperedens sp. genomic DNA carries:
- a CDS encoding glycosyltransferase produces the protein MHYVKNICIVGPSKRFLSGISYYTIRLANALSKSSTVSVICFRRLLPEFMFPGRAHVGKKISNLEFSPDVRVFDGMDYNNPITWYNAYRYLKAEKPDIIILQWWTSSVAHMHLLLKLISWQLKLKVIIEFHEVVDPLEESILPIRLYSRLMGKILRRNLSAYIVHSNSDKILVAERYKIDPQRIHVIPHGLYDHYGEVIENKKAKELLSIKEDFVILSFGLIRKYKGIAYLISAFDQLPESIAKRSRLLIVGEIWEGREELINQVKSSIYQQKITLISEYVPDNMVPVYFSAANVVVLPYTRASQSGIAHIAMSFGKPVTVSEVGGLKESMGGYAGAFFVPPMNSDAIKEQLIKHFGSEKIYNLPALGWDIINKQYLKVISAII, from the coding sequence ATGCATTATGTTAAAAACATCTGTATTGTTGGCCCCTCTAAAAGATTTTTAAGCGGTATCAGTTATTACACTATCAGGCTGGCAAATGCCTTATCTAAGTCCAGCACAGTATCAGTTATTTGTTTTAGAAGGCTGCTACCTGAATTCATGTTCCCAGGGCGAGCGCATGTCGGCAAAAAAATCTCAAATCTTGAGTTCTCACCAGATGTAAGGGTATTTGACGGCATGGATTATAATAATCCGATAACATGGTATAACGCATATCGATATCTCAAAGCGGAAAAACCTGATATAATCATCCTCCAGTGGTGGACATCTTCAGTTGCACACATGCATTTATTATTGAAATTAATAAGCTGGCAACTAAAATTAAAAGTAATTATAGAGTTTCATGAGGTGGTAGATCCTCTGGAAGAGAGCATTCTGCCAATAAGACTATATTCTCGTTTAATGGGAAAGATTCTCCGCAGGAATCTCAGTGCATACATCGTACACTCAAATTCAGATAAAATTTTAGTCGCAGAGCGGTATAAAATAGACCCGCAAAGGATTCATGTAATCCCTCACGGCCTTTATGACCATTACGGTGAAGTCATAGAAAACAAAAAAGCAAAAGAGCTTCTATCGATTAAAGAAGATTTTGTGATTTTGTCATTCGGTTTAATACGTAAATATAAAGGAATAGCTTATCTGATTAGTGCATTTGACCAACTGCCAGAAAGTATTGCTAAAAGAAGCAGGCTGCTTATTGTTGGCGAGATCTGGGAGGGTCGGGAAGAATTGATTAATCAAGTAAAATCATCTATCTATCAGCAGAAAATTACGCTTATCAGCGAATATGTTCCTGACAACATGGTTCCAGTGTATTTCAGCGCCGCAAATGTCGTTGTTCTGCCATATACAAGGGCTTCGCAGAGTGGTATTGCCCATATTGCCATGTCATTCGGAAAACCAGTAACCGTTTCAGAGGTAGGAGGGCTAAAAGAATCCATGGGCGGCTATGCAGGAGCATTTTTTGTGCCCCCCATGAATAGCGATGCTATAAAAGAGCAACTCATTAAACATTTTGGAAGTGAAAAAATATATAATCTCCCAGCGTTAGGATGGGATATAATAAACAAGCAGTATCTCAAAGTAATATCAGCAATAATATGA
- a CDS encoding glycosyltransferase family 4 protein → MKICIISPYFTPFVKGSEHGLAQKLTEFDHDVTILTSTSNAPREKMVIKKKYKEEYNFKVKYLASIDFYENPIAPSVFLHVLRGKYDVVMLREDYPVMCHLAYLAARITNTPLTLSTDRTYSLSSFTLKGIFLKILDCTINRIVRNNVDAYIAHCSSAKEFVIKKLKTNKDVKVIHIGVDTDFFKPVVTQCIYLKEGEFKILTIARLHQYKGLEYLIKAMTAVVKKHKDVKLYVKGKGPEEKHLKKMVEELGLSKHVIFLKEAIPGDKLPEFYSECDLYVQPSIIEPFGIAVLEAMACGKPVVGSKTGGMLDTIVDGVTGFSVPPGNSEELSRAIIKFIDDRTLLMKIGENARKEAQRYDWHVITRQYLNVMSEVLTHKSS, encoded by the coding sequence ATGAAAATCTGCATCATTTCACCTTACTTTACCCCATTTGTAAAAGGAAGTGAACACGGCTTAGCTCAAAAGCTCACCGAATTCGATCATGATGTAACCATTTTAACATCCACAAGCAATGCCCCACGTGAGAAAATGGTGATTAAAAAAAAATATAAGGAAGAGTACAATTTTAAGGTAAAATATCTTGCTTCTATCGATTTCTATGAGAACCCAATAGCTCCTTCGGTTTTTCTTCATGTTCTTCGAGGTAAATACGATGTTGTAATGTTGCGAGAAGATTACCCTGTCATGTGCCATCTAGCATACCTTGCAGCGAGGATAACGAATACGCCGTTGACGTTATCGACCGATAGAACATATTCCTTGAGCAGTTTCACGCTTAAGGGTATCTTTTTAAAAATTCTCGACTGCACAATAAACAGGATTGTGAGAAATAATGTAGATGCGTACATAGCTCATTGCAGCTCTGCTAAAGAGTTTGTAATCAAAAAATTAAAAACCAATAAGGATGTGAAGGTGATACACATAGGTGTTGATACGGACTTTTTTAAACCGGTGGTCACCCAGTGCATCTATTTAAAAGAGGGAGAGTTCAAAATATTAACGATCGCGCGGTTGCACCAGTACAAGGGATTAGAGTACCTTATAAAGGCTATGACTGCAGTCGTTAAAAAGCATAAGGATGTTAAATTATATGTTAAAGGGAAAGGACCTGAAGAAAAACATCTAAAAAAAATGGTTGAAGAATTAGGATTAAGTAAGCATGTTATATTCTTAAAAGAAGCGATTCCTGGCGATAAGCTGCCTGAATTTTATTCTGAATGTGATCTCTACGTTCAGCCCAGTATCATAGAACCCTTCGGGATCGCTGTTCTGGAGGCAATGGCATGTGGAAAGCCGGTGGTCGGGTCAAAGACAGGCGGGATGCTGGATACTATTGTAGATGGAGTAACCGGCTTTTCTGTGCCACCCGGTAACTCGGAAGAGTTGTCCAGAGCGATTATAAAATTCATAGACGATAGAACTTTACTTATGAAAATAGGTGAAAATGCAAGAAAAGAGGCGCAGCGATACGATTGGCACGTAATAACTCGGCAATATCTTAATGTAATGAGTGAAGTTTTAACACATAAAAGTAGTTGA
- a CDS encoding dTDP-4-dehydrorhamnose 3,5-epimerase family protein, giving the protein MIEGVFLTPLKIIPGENGDVLHAIKVTDPSFAGFGEAYFSTVNKGAVKAWKRHRKMMLNLIVPVGEIKFVLYDDRQDSSTCGNISEIILSRSNYQRLTVPPMIWMGFKGLGKGLNMLLNVSNIPHDPDEVDRRDAFENYIGYDWEKDNT; this is encoded by the coding sequence ATGATTGAAGGTGTGTTTCTAACTCCTCTCAAGATCATCCCCGGTGAAAATGGCGATGTCCTGCATGCGATAAAGGTCACAGACCCTTCATTTGCAGGATTCGGCGAGGCATATTTTTCTACTGTCAATAAAGGTGCGGTAAAGGCATGGAAGCGCCACCGAAAAATGATGCTCAATCTGATAGTTCCGGTCGGTGAGATAAAATTTGTCCTATATGATGATAGGCAGGACTCTTCGACATGCGGAAATATCTCTGAAATAATTCTTTCCCGCAGCAATTACCAGCGTTTGACCGTCCCACCGATGATCTGGATGGGGTTCAAAGGGCTGGGGAAGGGATTAAATATGCTCTTGAACGTATCGAACATACCACATGACCCGGATGAAGTCGATCGACGGGATGCTTTCGAAAATTATATTGGTTATGACTGGGAGAAGGATAATACATGA
- the rfbF gene encoding glucose-1-phosphate cytidylyltransferase, with translation MKTIILAGGLGTRLSEYTDLVPKPMVEIGGQPILWHIMNIYAHYGYKDFMVALGYKGEVIKDYFLNYYSLKSDFTIDLSNGNANYHRKKTVDWKVTLVDTGSSSMTGGRVKRLQEYIGDETFMLTYGDGVANIDITKLVEFHRKHGKIATITAVHPAARFGELVISKDQSVQSFKEKPQTAQGWINGGFFVLEPEFLDLIEGDATVLEEEPLERAARSGELKAFLNDGFWQCMDTVRDKNVLEELWQTGKARWKVWE, from the coding sequence ATGAAAACAATAATCCTCGCAGGTGGATTGGGCACCCGTCTATCAGAGTACACAGATCTTGTGCCAAAGCCTATGGTGGAGATTGGAGGGCAGCCGATACTGTGGCACATCATGAACATCTATGCGCATTACGGATACAAGGATTTCATGGTGGCTCTTGGCTACAAGGGTGAAGTGATCAAGGACTATTTCCTGAATTACTATTCGCTAAAGTCTGACTTCACTATCGACCTTTCCAATGGGAATGCAAATTATCATCGGAAAAAGACCGTGGACTGGAAAGTCACCCTTGTGGACACGGGCTCAAGTTCAATGACCGGAGGGCGTGTAAAGCGCCTTCAGGAATACATCGGGGATGAGACCTTTATGCTCACATACGGTGACGGGGTGGCAAATATTGACATCACAAAATTGGTCGAATTCCACAGGAAACACGGTAAGATAGCAACCATCACGGCTGTGCACCCGGCAGCCCGGTTCGGGGAACTTGTCATTTCCAAAGACCAGAGCGTGCAGTCCTTCAAGGAAAAGCCGCAGACTGCACAGGGCTGGATCAACGGTGGCTTTTTCGTGCTGGAGCCCGAGTTCCTTGACCTGATAGAGGGAGATGCCACAGTCCTGGAGGAGGAACCGCTGGAACGCGCAGCGCGGTCAGGGGAGCTAAAAGCATTTCTGAATGATGGGTTCTGGCAGTGCATGGATACCGTGCGGGATAAGAACGTATTGGAAGAACTGTGGCAGACAGGAAAAGCACGATGGAAAGTGTGGGAATGA
- a CDS encoding glycosyltransferase family 4 protein, whose amino-acid sequence MKIVQICPRYFPDIGGVERHVQEISEELVKNGFVVEVICTDPTGRLNKNEVINGVKVTRLNSIAPGDAYYFSPQIYFYLKELDCDVIHAHNYHSFTSLFAALAKKNRRFYFTPHTFGFTKIFPRNIFHMLYKPFGAFIFYSADKIISISRIEQEWLKKTFQIAEEKLFYIPLPIDTGLARTRKERKKRVKIIFIGRLSEEKNVDVLISAFEIVKHRRPECELYIIGDGPLREYMENLSKDIKDIYFLGRQTHDNVLKFLDDADIFVLPSKFEVSPISILEAMVRSVPVITTPVGELPHVLEDGKTCLFTKINDVNDLAMRILVLVEDKFFAKRIAESGRDFVKEKHDINKIIDSYVKLYTQ is encoded by the coding sequence GTGAAAATAGTACAAATCTGTCCCCGTTATTTTCCGGACATTGGAGGCGTGGAAAGGCATGTACAGGAGATTAGCGAAGAGTTGGTGAAAAATGGATTTGTTGTAGAAGTTATTTGTACAGATCCTACCGGTCGCTTAAATAAGAATGAAGTGATTAACGGAGTTAAAGTAACACGGCTTAATTCAATTGCGCCAGGAGACGCATACTATTTTTCTCCACAAATTTATTTTTATTTAAAGGAGCTAGATTGTGATGTGATTCACGCTCACAACTATCATTCATTTACGTCGCTATTTGCAGCACTGGCTAAAAAGAACAGAAGGTTTTATTTTACCCCACACACTTTCGGCTTCACAAAAATCTTCCCCAGAAATATATTTCATATGCTCTACAAACCATTTGGTGCATTTATTTTTTATTCGGCAGATAAAATAATTTCTATATCTAGAATAGAGCAGGAGTGGCTTAAGAAAACTTTTCAGATAGCAGAGGAAAAGCTTTTTTATATCCCTTTGCCAATAGACACAGGTCTTGCAAGGACAAGAAAAGAAAGGAAAAAAAGAGTAAAAATAATATTTATAGGAAGGCTTTCTGAGGAAAAGAATGTTGATGTGCTGATATCGGCATTTGAAATTGTTAAGCATAGACGGCCAGAATGTGAATTATATATCATTGGTGACGGCCCACTTAGAGAATATATGGAAAATTTAAGTAAAGACATAAAAGATATTTATTTTCTCGGTCGTCAGACACACGACAACGTCTTAAAATTTTTAGACGATGCTGATATCTTCGTATTGCCGTCCAAATTCGAAGTATCACCAATATCTATCCTGGAAGCAATGGTCAGATCTGTTCCTGTCATCACAACTCCAGTTGGGGAGTTGCCTCATGTTTTAGAAGATGGTAAGACCTGCTTATTCACGAAAATAAATGACGTGAACGATCTCGCAATGAGAATTCTTGTGCTGGTTGAGGACAAATTTTTCGCAAAGAGAATTGCAGAATCCGGCAGAGACTTCGTTAAAGAGAAACATGATATTAATAAAATAATTGATAGTTACGTAAAACTTTATACCCAATGA
- a CDS encoding oligosaccharyl transferase, archaeosortase A system-associated has protein sequence MTGLNLLYGLNMSKNKKRRDERKSSIKGKEEIKRELKVPSYFTYIFGILLLAVFVLSLYLRTVMPYDSVFRDGVVAFASDDSVFHMRLVENTLYNFPHQIFYDAFTVYPYGAPVHWGPLFTQIIATLSLIAGMGSYNMQMVNIIGAFFPSVLGALVVFPVYYIGKHLGSRNTGLLAAFMIAVLPGQFFSRSTLGFTDNHVAEVLFSSATIAFFILAIKSGRERNIKFSEVHLKDKPVLYSIFAGVMLASYQLSWPGAPFFAMIISIFILIQYIIDDMGDRSTDYLAIAAVPLFLVELISVLPYVHSEYGFGPYFYSWFHVAVPIVGMGLPIALSFISREIKKRGYASYYYPISLGGFFVLGMLAMKAILPQLYAAIIGAPSVIFAFPTGGSSTVAEALSILEKPGMIAGEFPVTGMFQTFQTDNFVLLFIIIVMLAVGYRVVRKQRPEDMLFLVWSLVMLLAMFGQNRWSYYFAVNIAIMVGYAGAALSERILKFGGWELPLNKENIGFSRVLSPILVVMLLLFFAYPAFSETYTTYSRYGGGDPSGGGFAEWLDALNWMRYNTPDPGLDYLAIYEKPKNGTYPYPKTAYGVMSWWDYGHIITYWAHRIPNANPFQAGIGGGSAHVPGASSFLTAKSEEEANSVLNALGINGKPGARYIMSNAYMAYGIMDVFGIWNEDYGYRIQIQTNQGPQVVPSSKYYDTMEAKLHIFDGNGLKNYRFVHESPINPYTQGGNEEQWYKYVYNTLLYGGKIPVENSGLVKVFEYVKGAKITGNAPPNTTVTLTNTIKTNIGRTINYSQTTTSNGTYEFTVPYSTLGPIPGETQFDTKPAGPYTVTVGNVSKQIEVSEKDVLEGNTVTLNLI, from the coding sequence TTGACAGGATTGAATCTGCTGTACGGGCTTAATATGTCTAAGAACAAGAAAAGACGCGATGAAAGAAAATCCAGTATTAAAGGTAAAGAAGAAATAAAACGCGAGTTAAAAGTTCCATCATATTTTACCTATATCTTCGGCATACTTCTTCTAGCCGTATTTGTCCTATCTCTTTATCTAAGGACTGTGATGCCCTACGACAGCGTTTTCAGGGATGGCGTAGTAGCTTTTGCTTCCGATGATTCTGTATTCCACATGCGCCTTGTGGAAAATACCCTATACAATTTTCCCCACCAGATTTTCTATGATGCATTCACTGTATATCCATACGGCGCCCCGGTACATTGGGGTCCTCTTTTCACACAGATAATTGCCACGCTTTCTCTCATTGCCGGCATGGGTAGCTACAATATGCAGATGGTGAATATCATAGGCGCTTTTTTCCCATCTGTACTTGGAGCACTTGTTGTTTTCCCTGTATATTACATAGGGAAACACCTTGGCAGCAGGAACACGGGTCTGCTTGCTGCTTTTATGATTGCTGTGCTACCAGGTCAGTTCTTCTCCCGTTCAACACTTGGCTTCACCGACAACCACGTAGCTGAGGTGCTTTTCAGCAGTGCAACCATCGCTTTCTTTATTCTTGCAATAAAATCAGGCAGGGAAAGAAATATAAAATTTTCTGAAGTACATTTAAAAGACAAGCCAGTGCTGTATTCGATATTTGCTGGTGTGATGCTTGCCAGTTATCAGCTTAGCTGGCCAGGTGCCCCGTTTTTCGCCATGATAATATCAATATTTATTTTGATTCAATATATAATAGACGACATGGGCGACAGATCAACCGATTACCTTGCCATAGCAGCAGTGCCTTTGTTTTTGGTGGAATTAATTTCCGTTCTACCATACGTTCATTCAGAATATGGTTTTGGGCCATACTTTTATTCATGGTTCCATGTAGCTGTGCCCATAGTTGGAATGGGGCTTCCGATTGCGCTGAGTTTCATTTCTAGGGAGATAAAGAAAAGAGGCTACGCCTCATATTATTACCCTATTTCTCTTGGAGGCTTCTTTGTGCTGGGCATGCTGGCAATGAAAGCTATTCTGCCTCAGCTGTACGCCGCCATCATTGGTGCGCCCAGTGTTATATTTGCATTTCCCACAGGAGGCTCGAGCACCGTTGCTGAAGCCTTATCTATTTTAGAAAAACCAGGTATGATAGCTGGTGAGTTCCCAGTAACTGGAATGTTCCAGACGTTCCAGACGGATAACTTTGTACTTTTGTTTATAATAATAGTCATGCTGGCTGTTGGATATAGAGTCGTCAGGAAACAAAGACCAGAGGATATGCTTTTCTTAGTATGGAGCCTCGTGATGCTTCTTGCAATGTTTGGCCAGAACAGGTGGTCATATTATTTTGCCGTGAACATTGCCATTATGGTTGGTTACGCGGGTGCAGCCCTTTCAGAGAGAATATTGAAGTTTGGAGGATGGGAATTGCCACTTAATAAAGAAAATATCGGCTTCAGCAGGGTGCTCTCCCCGATTCTTGTAGTGATGCTACTGCTATTCTTTGCCTATCCTGCCTTTTCTGAAACCTATACAACGTATTCCAGATACGGTGGGGGCGACCCTTCAGGCGGAGGCTTTGCCGAGTGGCTTGACGCCCTTAACTGGATGCGCTATAACACTCCAGACCCGGGGTTGGATTATCTTGCCATTTATGAAAAACCCAAAAACGGCACATATCCGTATCCTAAAACTGCATACGGTGTTATGAGCTGGTGGGATTACGGGCATATCATTACATACTGGGCTCACAGGATACCCAATGCAAACCCGTTCCAGGCCGGCATTGGCGGCGGGTCTGCGCATGTACCAGGAGCTTCTTCATTTTTAACTGCTAAAAGCGAAGAGGAAGCAAACTCTGTCTTAAATGCTCTTGGAATCAATGGGAAACCCGGAGCACGGTACATTATGAGCAATGCCTATATGGCATATGGCATAATGGATGTATTTGGAATCTGGAACGAAGATTATGGCTATCGCATCCAGATCCAGACGAACCAGGGACCTCAGGTTGTGCCTTCCTCGAAATATTATGATACTATGGAAGCAAAGCTCCACATTTTTGATGGTAATGGCTTAAAGAACTATAGATTTGTGCATGAGTCCCCTATAAATCCGTATACTCAGGGCGGCAATGAAGAGCAATGGTATAAATATGTTTATAATACATTATTATACGGGGGCAAAATCCCTGTGGAAAATTCAGGCCTTGTCAAGGTTTTCGAATATGTAAAAGGTGCAAAAATCACAGGAAATGCGCCGCCGAATACTACAGTCACGCTGACCAATACCATTAAAACAAATATCGGAAGAACCATTAACTATTCGCAGACAACTACTTCGAATGGAACTTATGAATTCACAGTTCCATATTCGACGCTTGGCCCAATCCCGGGAGAGACTCAGTTTGATACCAAACCGGCAGGTCCATATACAGTGACCGTGGGCAATGTCTCAAAGCAAATAGAAGTAAGTGAAAAAGATGTTCTTGAAGGCAATACAGTAACCCTTAATTTAATTTAG
- a CDS encoding DegT/DnrJ/EryC1/StrS family aminotransferase produces the protein MADRKSTMESVGMMDKVIRLSKSVIGEAEKKAVMGVLDREYLGMGKEVQEFENVLHDFLGRPTVCVNTGTAALHLALQALGIGPGDEVLVQSLTYVASFQAISATGATPVPCEVDPDTLTLDVNDARKRLTERTKAVMPVHYAGGMGALDEIYEFAKESGLRVVEDACHAFGGCYKGKKVGSFGDIPCFSFDGIKNITCGEGGAIVTDDETVLQKVRDARLLGVNKDTEKRYKGERSWDFDVSRQGWRYHMSNIMAAIGIEQFKRLPEFATRRRLLAKRYHKNLGSVDSIELLKQDLSSIVPHIFVIKLKFGNREKIRKKMLERAIETGVHYQPNHTLSFYKASREVSLPVTDEISPRLLTLPLHADLEVSDIDYICDQLIECCNL, from the coding sequence GTGGCAGACAGGAAAAGCACGATGGAAAGTGTGGGAATGATGGACAAGGTCATTCGCTTATCAAAATCCGTAATAGGCGAAGCTGAGAAAAAAGCCGTGATGGGTGTGCTTGACCGGGAGTATCTGGGCATGGGAAAAGAGGTGCAGGAATTCGAGAACGTGCTGCATGATTTCCTGGGGCGACCGACTGTGTGCGTGAACACTGGTACTGCTGCCCTGCATCTGGCGCTTCAAGCTCTCGGTATTGGTCCCGGTGATGAGGTGCTGGTGCAGTCCCTCACCTATGTGGCATCATTCCAGGCAATATCAGCCACGGGCGCAACACCTGTTCCTTGCGAGGTAGATCCGGATACGCTCACGCTGGACGTGAATGATGCTAGGAAGCGCCTGACAGAAAGAACTAAGGCTGTAATGCCGGTACATTATGCCGGAGGTATGGGTGCTCTGGATGAGATATATGAATTCGCAAAAGAAAGCGGACTGCGTGTCGTTGAGGATGCTTGCCATGCCTTCGGCGGCTGCTACAAGGGAAAGAAAGTAGGGAGCTTCGGAGACATACCATGCTTCAGCTTTGACGGTATCAAGAACATCACCTGTGGGGAAGGCGGTGCGATCGTTACAGACGATGAGACAGTCCTTCAAAAGGTCCGCGATGCAAGGCTTCTGGGTGTCAATAAGGATACGGAAAAGAGGTATAAAGGCGAGAGAAGCTGGGATTTTGATGTTAGCCGGCAGGGATGGCGCTACCATATGAGTAATATCATGGCAGCCATTGGGATTGAGCAGTTTAAAAGACTTCCGGAATTTGCTACCCGGCGAAGGCTGCTTGCAAAACGGTACCATAAAAACCTGGGCTCCGTGGATTCGATAGAATTACTAAAGCAAGACTTGAGTTCGATTGTTCCTCATATCTTCGTTATAAAATTAAAATTCGGAAATCGTGAAAAAATTAGAAAAAAAATGCTTGAGCGAGCTATTGAGACTGGAGTTCATTATCAACCAAATCATACTTTGAGTTTTTATAAAGCGAGTAGAGAAGTCTCTCTTCCTGTCACAGATGAGATATCCCCAAGATTATTAACCCTTCCCCTCCACGCTGATCTTGAAGTTTCAGATATTGATTATATATGTGATCAGCTCATCGAATGTTGTAATTTATGA
- a CDS encoding glycosyltransferase, producing MTASTDPKVSVIMNCHNCSKYLREALDSIYQQTFRDYEIIFWDNKSIDNSADIALSYGKPLRYFRGEDFLPLGAARNLAIEKAKGEYIAFLDCDDVWLPENLEKLVRLLDSNRKLGLVYSDSYITDKKGLRQKTCFNILRPFKGNVFNELFLDNFIPLLTVMVRKNILYRVGIFNPIYEINEEYDLWLRIAENHPVDFIEQPLAKYRIHTGNVGKNVEAYVNESFQIMEYWLNKKPGLKNELKGKIKLKKLRLYSKLMRYYINKHENKKAIIALINSLRSPLHN from the coding sequence ATGACTGCATCCACAGATCCTAAAGTAAGTGTAATTATGAACTGCCACAACTGCAGCAAGTATCTTCGTGAGGCACTGGATAGTATTTACCAGCAGACTTTCAGGGATTACGAAATTATTTTTTGGGATAATAAATCAATTGACAATAGTGCAGATATTGCACTAAGCTATGGAAAGCCTCTTAGATACTTCAGGGGAGAGGATTTCTTGCCATTGGGAGCTGCACGTAACTTAGCCATCGAAAAGGCAAAAGGTGAATATATTGCTTTTCTTGACTGTGATGACGTCTGGCTGCCAGAAAATTTAGAGAAACTGGTTAGACTTCTGGATTCGAACAGAAAGTTGGGATTGGTTTATTCCGATAGTTACATAACCGATAAGAAAGGTTTAAGACAGAAAACTTGCTTTAATATTTTAAGACCTTTTAAAGGAAATGTTTTCAATGAGTTATTTCTTGATAATTTTATCCCCTTATTGACTGTAATGGTCAGGAAGAACATACTTTATAGAGTTGGTATATTCAACCCAATATACGAAATAAATGAGGAATATGATTTGTGGCTGAGGATAGCTGAAAATCATCCCGTTGATTTCATTGAGCAGCCTCTGGCAAAATATAGAATTCATACTGGAAACGTAGGTAAAAATGTTGAAGCGTATGTTAATGAATCTTTTCAAATAATGGAATATTGGCTGAATAAAAAACCTGGGCTTAAAAACGAATTGAAAGGTAAAATTAAACTCAAAAAATTACGGTTATATTCTAAGTTAATGAGGTATTATATTAATAAACATGAAAATAAAAAAGCAATAATAGCACTTATAAACTCTCTAAGGTCACCTTTGCATAACTAA
- the rfbG gene encoding CDP-glucose 4,6-dehydratase translates to MQTKNLSLFGDIYSNKKVLITGNTGFKGSWLSIWVSMLGADVYGLSNGIPTTPSHFTAAGLKDKITYYEKDIRTLQDVRQIIEEVKPDFVFHLAAQPLVRLSYSNPALTIETNVIGTMNILEALRQLDHPCCAVMITSDKCYDNVEWIWGYRETDSLGGKDPYSASKGAAELVVRTYANSFFNRPESKVKVASVRAGNVIGGGDWAMHRIVPDCMRAWSQGEPVKVRNLNATRPWQHVLEPLSGYLRVGQKLSEDPGLNGEPFNFGPPADQNYTVGELIAQMQESWQGGVDVLQPGRDEKEATLLKLCCDKALHMLGWKANMNFQETVKFTVDWYKTYYEQKEDVFNMTCDQIEEYVKMAKDRKLIWVSGND, encoded by the coding sequence ATGCAGACAAAAAATCTCTCTCTCTTCGGCGATATTTACAGCAACAAAAAAGTCCTTATCACAGGAAACACAGGCTTCAAAGGCTCATGGCTTAGCATATGGGTTTCAATGCTTGGAGCCGATGTCTATGGCCTGTCCAATGGGATCCCTACCACACCATCCCATTTCACCGCTGCCGGACTAAAAGATAAAATCACCTACTACGAAAAAGATATCCGGACTCTACAAGATGTTAGACAGATTATAGAAGAAGTTAAGCCGGATTTTGTTTTCCATCTGGCAGCCCAACCGTTAGTTCGTCTATCTTATAGCAATCCAGCTCTTACAATCGAGACCAATGTCATCGGGACAATGAATATTCTGGAAGCGCTTAGACAATTAGATCATCCCTGCTGTGCGGTGATGATAACCAGTGACAAATGCTATGACAATGTGGAATGGATATGGGGATACAGGGAAACCGATTCCCTTGGGGGAAAAGACCCTTACAGCGCATCAAAAGGTGCGGCTGAGCTCGTGGTCAGGACATATGCCAATTCCTTTTTCAACAGGCCGGAAAGCAAGGTAAAAGTGGCATCCGTCAGGGCAGGCAACGTCATCGGAGGGGGCGATTGGGCCATGCACCGCATCGTGCCTGACTGCATGAGGGCATGGTCGCAGGGAGAGCCTGTCAAAGTCCGAAACCTCAATGCGACACGACCCTGGCAGCATGTGCTTGAACCCCTCAGTGGCTATCTTCGTGTGGGACAGAAGCTCTCTGAAGATCCGGGACTGAACGGAGAACCATTCAATTTCGGACCCCCGGCAGACCAGAATTATACGGTCGGTGAGCTGATAGCGCAGATGCAAGAAAGCTGGCAGGGAGGAGTGGATGTGCTCCAGCCGGGCAGGGACGAAAAAGAAGCCACTCTCCTGAAGCTGTGCTGCGACAAGGCACTGCATATGCTGGGCTGGAAAGCGAACATGAATTTTCAGGAGACTGTTAAGTTCACTGTTGACTGGTATAAAACGTATTATGAGCAAAAAGAGGATGTTTTCAACATGACCTGTGACCAGATTGAGGAATATGTCAAGATGGCAAAAGACAGGAAATTGATTTGGGTGAGCGGCAATGATTGA